In a genomic window of Microbacterium amylolyticum:
- a CDS encoding sodium-dependent transporter → MSRAPSSASAVPQREQWTGQVGFILAAIGSAVGLGNIWRFPGVAYESGGGAFLIPYLVALLTAGIPILFLDYAIGHRGRGSAPLALRRIAGKFGEGIGWFQVAITAVIAIYYTGVLAWAASYFVFSFNEKWGEDTTGFFVSDYLQMPTDGSVFTLDFVPGVLIPLVIMWVAVLLILGAGVVKGVQRANIIIIPLLAVTFLALVIRALFLPGALDGLTAFFTPDFSALANPGVWIAAYGQVFFSLSIAFGIMITYASYRRRKSNMTGAGLVVAFGNSSFEILAGIGVFATLGFFAFTHGTTVDQLEGLTGVGLAFMTFPAIVSEMPGGGWAGALFFGTLVLAGLTSLISILEVVIAALRDKFALSRIQAVASVGVLALLSVVLLGTTTGLIALDTIDQWSNNIGIVASAVVMSVVVIWVKGKGGELAAHLNTVSTFRVGRAWIFFTGILAPAVLAYILIARIVDLIQNGYEGYPGWYLGIAGWGIVALMLVAAIVLPLVRWRHDPDNFDAWPSTASLDVKGGRR, encoded by the coding sequence ATGTCGCGAGCCCCATCATCGGCGTCTGCCGTCCCCCAGCGTGAACAGTGGACGGGGCAGGTCGGATTCATCCTGGCCGCCATCGGATCCGCTGTCGGGCTCGGCAACATCTGGCGCTTCCCCGGCGTCGCTTACGAGTCGGGCGGAGGCGCGTTCCTCATCCCGTATCTGGTCGCGCTGCTCACCGCGGGAATCCCGATTCTGTTCCTCGACTATGCGATCGGCCACCGCGGCCGCGGCTCCGCCCCGCTCGCGCTTCGCCGCATCGCCGGAAAGTTCGGCGAGGGCATCGGCTGGTTCCAGGTGGCGATCACGGCCGTTATCGCCATCTACTACACGGGTGTTCTGGCCTGGGCGGCCAGTTACTTCGTGTTCTCCTTCAACGAGAAATGGGGAGAAGACACCACGGGATTCTTTGTCAGCGACTATCTGCAGATGCCCACCGACGGCTCGGTGTTCACCCTGGACTTCGTACCCGGCGTTCTGATTCCGCTGGTCATCATGTGGGTGGCGGTGCTGCTGATTCTGGGCGCGGGTGTTGTTAAGGGCGTTCAGCGCGCGAACATCATCATCATCCCGCTGCTCGCGGTCACGTTCCTCGCCCTGGTCATCCGCGCCCTGTTCCTGCCGGGAGCGCTCGACGGTCTCACTGCCTTCTTCACCCCCGACTTCTCGGCCCTGGCCAACCCCGGCGTGTGGATCGCGGCATACGGACAGGTGTTCTTCTCGCTGTCGATCGCCTTCGGCATCATGATCACCTACGCGTCGTATCGTCGTCGCAAGTCGAATATGACCGGCGCCGGACTGGTTGTTGCGTTCGGGAACTCCTCGTTCGAGATCCTCGCCGGAATCGGTGTTTTTGCGACGCTTGGATTCTTCGCCTTCACGCACGGAACGACGGTCGACCAGCTCGAGGGCCTCACGGGCGTCGGCCTGGCCTTTATGACCTTCCCCGCGATCGTCAGCGAGATGCCGGGCGGCGGATGGGCCGGTGCACTGTTCTTCGGAACCCTTGTTCTGGCCGGCCTGACATCGCTCATCTCGATTCTCGAAGTGGTCATCGCCGCGTTGCGCGACAAGTTCGCTCTTTCGCGCATCCAGGCCGTTGCGAGCGTTGGCGTGCTGGCGCTGCTGTCGGTCGTGCTCCTCGGGACGACGACGGGCCTCATCGCGCTCGACACCATCGACCAGTGGTCCAACAACATCGGCATTGTCGCCTCGGCGGTCGTGATGAGCGTTGTCGTCATCTGGGTGAAGGGCAAGGGCGGCGAGCTTGCCGCGCACCTCAACACCGTCTCCACGTTCCGCGTGGGACGCGCATGGATCTTCTTCACCGGAATCCTCGCGCCCGCCGTTCTGGCGTACATCCTCATTGCGCGCATCGTCGATCTGATTCAGAACGGCTATGAGGGCTACCCCGGTTGGTACCTCGGCATCGCGGGCTGGGGCATTGTCGCCCTGATGCTCGTGGCAGCGATTGTGCTCCCGCTCGTCCGCTGGCGCCACGACCCCGACAACTTCGATGCCTGGCCGTCGACCGCGTCGCTTGATGTGAAGGGAGGCCGCCGATGA
- a CDS encoding MetS family NSS transporter small subunit, with product MTPISVIFLVISAVVVWGGLLGSVGFLMAKPEVDAYPEGDIDE from the coding sequence ATGACTCCGATCTCGGTTATTTTCCTCGTGATTTCGGCCGTTGTCGTCTGGGGTGGGCTGCTCGGAAGCGTCGGCTTCCTCATGGCCAAGCCCGAGGTGGACGCCTATCCCGAGGGGGACATAGACGAATAA
- a CDS encoding LysR family substrate-binding domain-containing protein, whose product MTKPATKAKAPQKAQQKAPRPARLEPFRLGTIPGAMPGKWVSRWKQQRPQQRIELIPLDVPEQERALRDGTVDAAICRMPLGGDDLHVIDLYEEIPVVVMSADSHLCAAETLTADDLSGEVLIVPRDDVLGPLGLSTIEPSFAPLDTTADAIATVATGVGIAVVPQSLARLHRRKDVEQRPLAGGPELPVVLAWLRDRDAEDTQVFVGITRGRTSRSSR is encoded by the coding sequence GTGACGAAGCCGGCTACCAAGGCAAAAGCCCCGCAGAAGGCGCAACAGAAGGCCCCGCGTCCCGCGCGGCTGGAGCCTTTTCGGCTTGGAACGATCCCCGGGGCGATGCCGGGAAAGTGGGTGTCGCGCTGGAAGCAGCAGCGCCCCCAACAGCGCATCGAACTGATCCCGCTGGACGTTCCCGAGCAGGAACGCGCGCTTCGCGACGGCACCGTTGACGCGGCGATCTGCCGCATGCCTCTCGGCGGCGACGATCTTCACGTCATCGATCTGTACGAGGAGATTCCCGTTGTGGTGATGAGCGCCGATTCACACCTGTGCGCCGCAGAGACTCTCACGGCGGATGATCTCTCGGGCGAGGTTCTCATCGTTCCCCGCGACGATGTTCTGGGGCCGCTCGGCCTGTCCACCATCGAGCCATCCTTCGCCCCTCTGGACACAACGGCAGACGCGATTGCGACCGTTGCCACGGGGGTCGGCATTGCGGTGGTGCCACAATCCCTCGCCCGGTTGCATCGCCGCAAAGATGTGGAGCAGCGTCCCCTTGCCGGCGGACCGGAGCTTCCCGTCGTCCTGGCGTGGTTGCGCGATCGCGATGCCGAGGATACGCAGGTTTTCGTCGGGATCACGCGCGGGCGCACCTCCCGCTCGTCCCGCTAG
- a CDS encoding transferase: MGKNYIDIEDDQGGTLRYRKHANGRGLVAHGAKVSPKARVEAGAYVEPNARVLDGARIAAGAWIEPGAVIGPGATIDAGAHIGRGAAVGPKAKIGVRTNVGSGAQIAGGSLIGDDEVILEGERVATDRRGFRLAA; the protein is encoded by the coding sequence GTGGGAAAGAACTACATCGACATCGAAGACGACCAGGGCGGAACGCTGCGCTACCGCAAGCACGCCAACGGACGCGGACTCGTCGCGCACGGCGCCAAGGTCTCCCCCAAGGCGCGCGTCGAAGCCGGCGCCTACGTCGAGCCGAACGCGCGTGTTCTTGACGGCGCGCGGATCGCCGCTGGCGCGTGGATCGAACCGGGCGCCGTCATCGGCCCCGGAGCAACGATCGACGCGGGCGCCCACATCGGCCGCGGCGCTGCCGTCGGCCCCAAAGCAAAGATCGGCGTGCGCACGAACGTCGGTAGCGGCGCACAGATCGCCGGCGGATCCTTGATCGGCGACGACGAGGTCATCCTCGAGGGTGAACGCGTCGCCACCGACCGGCGAGGTTTCCGCCTCGCGGCGTAA
- a CDS encoding winged helix-turn-helix domain-containing protein → MVKTRLSAGEARRAGLAGQGIGGPRTGGTTRAMTGAVARMGVLQIDSVNVFARSHYMPLFSRIGAYDRGALDQLLMGRARDPRYVEYVAHEATFLPINDWPLWQFRRDGNRQRYAAEGTWVHENSRVIDSVRAELRDRGPLKPSEIESVARRADRGPWWDWDHAKQALEMMWRFGDVAVARRDGFERVYGLAEQVVPAPLLDQQVSREAAALELVRRASRAYGVSTIADLNDYYRLRSQSLVRAAVDQLVEEGELLPVEVDGWHTTAGRPVPAWLHRDARIPRRVSGATLLTPFDPVVWFRDRAHRMFDFHYRIEIYVPPQKRQYGYYSLPVVVGDRVAARIDLKADRAASTLRVQSAWWEDHAGAQDAELVAAELRRAAEWQGLSDITVSRWGNAADHLAGALAAPRHEHPNA, encoded by the coding sequence ATGGTGAAGACGAGGCTGTCGGCAGGTGAGGCACGGCGCGCTGGCCTGGCCGGGCAGGGAATCGGAGGCCCGCGAACGGGCGGAACGACGCGGGCCATGACCGGCGCCGTCGCCCGCATGGGGGTGCTGCAGATCGACTCCGTTAACGTCTTTGCGCGGTCGCACTACATGCCCCTGTTCTCGCGTATCGGTGCGTACGATCGCGGTGCCCTTGACCAGCTTCTGATGGGTCGCGCGCGCGATCCCCGCTATGTCGAGTACGTCGCGCACGAGGCCACCTTCCTCCCCATCAACGACTGGCCGCTGTGGCAGTTTCGGCGCGATGGCAACCGCCAGCGCTACGCCGCAGAGGGAACATGGGTGCACGAGAACTCTCGCGTGATCGACAGCGTGCGCGCCGAGCTACGCGATCGCGGACCACTCAAACCCAGCGAGATCGAATCGGTCGCCCGCCGTGCCGACCGGGGGCCCTGGTGGGACTGGGACCATGCGAAACAGGCGCTCGAGATGATGTGGCGCTTCGGTGATGTGGCCGTCGCCCGCCGCGATGGCTTCGAGCGCGTGTATGGCCTCGCCGAGCAGGTGGTTCCCGCCCCTCTTCTCGATCAGCAGGTGTCGCGCGAGGCGGCGGCGCTCGAGCTCGTGCGGCGCGCATCCCGCGCTTACGGAGTCTCGACGATCGCCGATCTCAACGACTACTACCGTCTGCGCAGCCAGTCACTCGTGCGCGCGGCCGTCGATCAGCTCGTAGAAGAGGGGGAGCTTCTTCCCGTTGAGGTCGACGGGTGGCACACTACCGCCGGCCGTCCCGTTCCCGCGTGGCTGCACCGAGACGCGCGCATCCCTCGACGCGTCTCCGGAGCCACCCTGCTCACGCCGTTCGATCCCGTTGTGTGGTTTCGCGATCGGGCGCATCGCATGTTCGATTTTCACTACCGCATCGAAATCTACGTGCCGCCGCAGAAGCGCCAGTACGGCTACTACTCACTGCCCGTTGTCGTCGGCGACCGCGTCGCCGCGCGTATCGACCTCAAGGCCGACCGCGCCGCTTCCACGCTGCGGGTGCAGTCGGCATGGTGGGAAGACCACGCGGGCGCGCAGGACGCCGAACTCGTTGCGGCCGAACTTCGCCGCGCGGCCGAGTGGCAGGGCCTGTCTGACATCACGGTGTCCCGATGGGGCAATGCCGCCGATCACCTCGCCGGTGCGCTCGCCGCCCCGCGGCACGAGCACCCGAACGCGTAG
- a CDS encoding rhodanese-like domain-containing protein → MTSSADIAAHYRAKLAFETDPADVYAAQKAGERFVLVDTRSAEAWAQGRAKGAVHLPTRAIAERAAAEIPEDTAVVVYCWSPGCNGGDKAALLFAERGYDVKLMIGGFEYWARAGYPVVTDEGESRGPIDPLTGVVA, encoded by the coding sequence ATGACTTCATCCGCAGACATCGCCGCGCACTACCGCGCGAAGCTCGCGTTCGAAACCGACCCCGCAGACGTCTACGCCGCGCAGAAGGCGGGCGAGCGTTTCGTACTGGTGGATACGCGCTCCGCCGAGGCATGGGCGCAGGGCCGGGCGAAGGGGGCCGTCCACTTGCCCACTCGTGCGATCGCCGAGCGCGCCGCCGCCGAGATTCCCGAGGACACCGCCGTTGTGGTCTACTGCTGGAGCCCCGGGTGCAACGGCGGCGACAAGGCCGCGCTGCTGTTCGCCGAACGCGGGTATGACGTGAAGCTGATGATCGGCGGCTTCGAGTACTGGGCACGCGCGGGCTACCCCGTTGTCACCGACGAGGGGGAGTCGCGCGGCCCGATCGACCCGCTGACGGGAGTGGTGGCGTAG
- a CDS encoding Fpg/Nei family DNA glycosylase, whose translation MPEGDTAHRTARRLHEVLAGDVVTRFQLRVPHAATADLAGHTAESVRAVGKHILHRIGEWTLHTHLRMEGQWHAYRPGDAWKRPAFQARAIVDTERWNTVGFDLGIVDLVPREREHEITDPLGPDPLSDTWDAGAARRRLTRDHRAAHVALLDQSNVAGFGNEYVNELLFLRAVDPQTPMSDVDIAPLLDLGVRAMRRNVLLPVRNFTGDARRGKDHWVYGRTGKPCRRCGTVIRETTLGARPETGRRVFWCPTCQP comes from the coding sequence GTGCCTGAGGGCGATACGGCGCATCGCACCGCGCGGCGCCTCCACGAAGTCCTCGCGGGCGACGTTGTCACGCGTTTCCAGCTGCGCGTCCCCCACGCGGCCACCGCCGATCTCGCGGGGCACACGGCCGAAAGCGTTCGAGCGGTGGGCAAGCACATTTTGCACCGAATCGGCGAGTGGACGCTGCACACCCATCTGCGGATGGAGGGCCAGTGGCATGCCTACCGCCCCGGCGACGCGTGGAAACGGCCGGCATTTCAGGCGCGTGCCATCGTCGACACCGAGCGGTGGAACACCGTCGGCTTCGACCTGGGCATCGTCGATCTCGTTCCGCGCGAACGGGAGCACGAGATCACCGATCCCCTCGGTCCCGACCCGCTCTCTGACACCTGGGACGCAGGCGCGGCACGTCGCCGTCTCACCCGTGATCACCGCGCCGCGCACGTCGCCCTGCTCGACCAGTCGAACGTGGCGGGCTTCGGCAACGAATACGTCAACGAGCTGCTGTTCCTGCGCGCGGTCGATCCGCAAACACCGATGTCCGATGTCGATATCGCGCCGCTGCTCGACCTCGGCGTCCGTGCGATGCGGCGCAACGTTCTTCTCCCCGTGCGCAATTTCACGGGCGACGCCCGGCGCGGGAAGGATCACTGGGTGTACGGACGCACGGGAAAGCCGTGCCGGCGATGCGGCACGGTGATCCGCGAGACCACGCTTGGCGCCCGTCCCGAAACCGGTCGGCGGGTGTTTTGGTGTCCCACGTGTCAGCCGTAG
- a CDS encoding ATP-dependent helicase, whose protein sequence is MDVLDRFGEATRAWFRGAFAAPTDAQAGAWQAISQGRHALVVAPTGSGKTLSAFLWAIDSIFQGDAEHPLPGFTGVEVAKKRRTKVLYVSPLKALGVDVERNLQSPLVGITQAAKRLGVDPPAVSVGVRSGDTPSNERQKLIRDPPDILITTPESLYLMLTSSARETLREVRTVIVDEIHAVAASKRGAHLAVSLERLDDLADSPVQRIGLSATVRPIDEVARFLGGAAPVDIVAPPASKTFDLAVRVPVDDMLNPPATGGASPRTDLAGASEPEDDRFWEDSAPSPQATEVTGSIWPHVEEAIVDRVLENRSTIVFANSRRLAERLTGRLNEIAAERAEDDLPSPQKAALVGSTTGETAGAPPLLAKAHHGSVSKEQRAIVEEELKSGTLRCVVATSSLELGIDMGAVDLVIQVESPPSAASGLQRVGRAGHQVGEISRADLFPKHRGDLLHTAVVTERMLQGQIESIAVPKNPLDILAQQTVAASALDSVDVERWYETVRRSAPFRDLPRSAFEATLDLLAGRYPSDEFAELRPRIVWDRDRGVFEGRPGAQRLAVTSGGTIPDRGLFGVFVAGETTGARVGELDEEMVYESRVNDVFALGTTSWRIVEITHDRVNVVPAYGQPGRVPFWHGDGIGRPAELGEALGRFTREIAGASPEAAHDRLSAAGLDDNARQNLLTHLAEQREATGTLPTDLALTVERGRDEVGDWRIILHSPYGMKVHAPWALAVSARIRERLGLDGSAVASDDGIVARIPDADSDPPGAELFVFDPDELEQIVTDEVGGSALFAGRFRESAARALLMPRLHPGKRMPLWQQRQRSAALLEVARGYPTFPVILETLREVLQDVYDLPALVRIVRGIGERRIRIVESEPSQPSPFARDLLFGYVGAFMYEGDSPLAERRAAALSVDPALLGELLGRVEMRELLDPDVLAQYELEVQRLATDGRARGAEGVADLLRLLGPLDAHEVADRLAPAEAGADEGTATRQSHAEQHLAALLAAKRAIRVNIAGAQRYAAIEDAGRLRDALGTALPIGVPVAFTEPVADPLGDLVSRFARTHGPFAVAQVAARLGIGQAVARHTLQRLESQGRVMSGFFLPEGASASLTDEAEWCDTEALRRIRMRSLAALRGSIEPVSPDAFARFLPSWQHVGGRLEGLDGVLEVVEQLAGIPIPASAWESLVLPARVRDYAPALLDQLTASGEVAWSGHGQIAGRDGWIALHPGEGVALTIEPSDVTIDAGSLDASVLQVLQRGGAFFSGQITQMLEATMPPDEAATITSVAVTEALWRLVWAGCVTNDTFSPIRSLLSSGSQSHKTTRRAPRTRSLRSRVSFTSSPAPQPTRTSPLGGRWSALPLPDTDLAARAATHASILLDRYGVVTRGSVHTEGSPGGFAQAYRTLATFEDAGHCRRGYLIEGLGAAQFATSPTIDRLRTFSAVPDPAPLSARVLAATDPANPYGAALPWPDLEDITHRPGRKAGAIVVLIDGHLTLYLERGGRTVLSFTDDDQLLAATAQGLTETARERSLETLTIEKVNGVFIYQAPLARHLRSAGFVESTKGLTLRKEMRRA, encoded by the coding sequence ATGGACGTTCTCGATCGGTTCGGCGAGGCCACGCGGGCGTGGTTTCGCGGAGCCTTCGCCGCGCCAACAGACGCACAGGCGGGGGCATGGCAGGCCATCTCGCAGGGGCGGCACGCCCTCGTCGTGGCGCCGACCGGATCAGGAAAGACCCTGTCGGCCTTCCTCTGGGCGATCGACAGCATCTTTCAGGGCGACGCCGAACACCCTCTGCCGGGGTTTACGGGCGTCGAGGTGGCGAAGAAGCGCCGCACGAAGGTGCTCTACGTGTCGCCGCTCAAAGCTCTCGGGGTAGACGTCGAGCGCAACCTTCAGTCACCGCTCGTCGGCATCACGCAGGCCGCCAAACGCCTCGGCGTGGATCCTCCCGCCGTTTCGGTGGGGGTGCGATCGGGCGATACACCGTCGAACGAGCGTCAGAAGCTCATACGCGATCCTCCCGACATCCTCATCACCACGCCCGAGTCCCTGTACCTCATGCTCACGTCCAGTGCGCGGGAGACGCTGCGCGAGGTGCGCACCGTCATCGTCGACGAGATTCATGCCGTTGCCGCGTCCAAGCGCGGCGCACACTTGGCTGTTTCCCTCGAACGGCTCGATGATCTCGCGGATTCCCCGGTTCAGCGCATTGGCCTCTCAGCCACCGTGCGCCCCATCGACGAAGTGGCTCGCTTTCTCGGCGGCGCGGCGCCCGTCGACATCGTCGCTCCCCCGGCGTCGAAAACCTTCGACCTCGCCGTCCGCGTTCCCGTCGACGACATGCTCAATCCTCCCGCTACCGGCGGAGCGTCTCCCCGCACCGATTTGGCGGGGGCATCGGAGCCGGAAGACGATCGCTTCTGGGAAGACTCTGCCCCGTCGCCGCAGGCCACGGAGGTCACGGGATCCATCTGGCCGCACGTCGAAGAAGCCATTGTCGATCGCGTTCTCGAAAACCGCTCAACGATCGTATTCGCCAATTCCCGCCGGTTGGCCGAGCGCCTCACGGGCCGGCTCAACGAGATCGCGGCCGAGCGCGCCGAAGACGATCTTCCTTCGCCGCAGAAGGCCGCGCTGGTCGGTTCCACCACCGGCGAAACGGCTGGCGCTCCCCCTCTTCTGGCGAAGGCACACCACGGTTCCGTGTCCAAAGAGCAACGTGCGATTGTCGAGGAGGAGCTCAAATCGGGAACGCTGCGCTGCGTTGTGGCCACCAGCAGCCTCGAGCTCGGCATCGACATGGGAGCCGTCGATCTCGTGATCCAGGTGGAGTCTCCGCCCAGTGCCGCCAGCGGCCTGCAGCGCGTCGGTCGTGCCGGCCACCAGGTGGGCGAGATCAGCCGCGCCGATCTGTTCCCCAAGCACCGCGGTGATCTGCTGCACACCGCCGTTGTCACCGAACGCATGCTTCAGGGACAGATCGAGTCGATCGCGGTTCCGAAGAATCCTCTCGACATCCTCGCGCAGCAGACGGTGGCGGCGTCCGCGCTCGATTCCGTCGACGTGGAGCGCTGGTACGAAACGGTGCGACGGAGCGCGCCGTTTCGTGATCTGCCGCGCAGCGCCTTCGAAGCCACGCTCGATCTGCTGGCCGGCCGCTATCCCTCGGACGAGTTCGCCGAGCTCCGTCCCCGCATCGTGTGGGATCGCGACCGCGGTGTGTTTGAGGGGCGACCCGGCGCACAGCGTCTGGCCGTGACGAGCGGCGGCACAATTCCCGACCGCGGCCTGTTTGGCGTCTTCGTCGCCGGCGAGACCACCGGAGCGCGCGTCGGAGAACTCGACGAAGAGATGGTGTACGAGTCGCGCGTCAATGATGTCTTCGCTCTCGGCACCACCAGCTGGCGGATCGTCGAGATCACCCACGACAGGGTCAACGTCGTTCCCGCATACGGTCAGCCGGGTCGTGTGCCGTTCTGGCACGGCGACGGCATCGGGCGTCCCGCCGAGCTCGGCGAGGCGCTCGGTCGCTTCACGCGCGAGATTGCGGGCGCCTCCCCCGAGGCCGCACACGATCGCCTGTCCGCTGCGGGGCTCGACGATAACGCCCGCCAGAACCTGCTCACGCATCTCGCGGAACAGCGCGAGGCAACGGGAACCCTGCCCACCGATCTGGCGCTGACGGTCGAACGCGGCCGCGACGAGGTGGGCGACTGGCGAATCATCCTGCATTCCCCATACGGAATGAAGGTGCACGCACCTTGGGCGCTCGCCGTCAGCGCGCGCATTCGCGAACGCCTCGGCCTTGATGGTTCGGCCGTTGCCAGCGACGACGGCATCGTCGCCCGCATTCCCGACGCCGACTCCGATCCGCCCGGCGCCGAGCTATTTGTCTTCGACCCGGATGAGCTCGAACAGATCGTCACGGACGAAGTCGGCGGCTCGGCCCTGTTCGCCGGCCGTTTCCGCGAGAGCGCGGCACGAGCGCTTCTGATGCCGCGGCTGCACCCAGGAAAGAGGATGCCGCTGTGGCAGCAGCGTCAACGGTCAGCCGCGCTTCTCGAGGTGGCGCGCGGATATCCGACATTCCCCGTAATTCTCGAAACGCTGCGCGAAGTCCTCCAGGACGTCTACGATCTGCCCGCGTTGGTGCGGATTGTGCGCGGCATCGGCGAACGCCGCATCCGCATCGTTGAGTCCGAGCCATCCCAGCCATCGCCCTTCGCCCGCGATCTGCTGTTCGGCTACGTCGGCGCCTTTATGTACGAGGGCGATTCGCCTCTCGCCGAACGCCGCGCCGCCGCCCTCTCGGTCGACCCCGCTCTTCTCGGAGAGCTTCTCGGCCGCGTCGAGATGCGTGAACTGCTCGATCCCGATGTTCTCGCCCAGTACGAGCTCGAGGTGCAGCGTCTCGCCACGGATGGACGCGCGCGCGGGGCCGAGGGGGTTGCCGATCTGCTGCGGCTTCTGGGCCCGCTGGATGCCCACGAGGTGGCCGATCGGCTCGCTCCTGCCGAAGCGGGCGCCGACGAAGGCACCGCAACGCGTCAATCACACGCCGAACAGCACCTCGCGGCTCTCCTCGCCGCCAAACGCGCCATCCGCGTCAACATCGCCGGCGCCCAGCGCTACGCCGCCATTGAAGATGCCGGGCGGCTCCGCGATGCGCTCGGAACCGCCCTCCCGATCGGAGTACCGGTCGCCTTCACGGAACCGGTCGCCGACCCGCTCGGCGATCTCGTCAGCCGCTTCGCCCGCACGCACGGCCCCTTCGCGGTGGCACAGGTGGCGGCCCGCCTCGGCATCGGACAGGCTGTCGCCCGTCACACCCTGCAGCGCCTCGAATCGCAGGGCAGGGTCATGAGCGGCTTCTTCCTGCCGGAGGGGGCCTCCGCCTCGCTCACGGACGAGGCGGAGTGGTGCGATACCGAGGCGCTTCGGCGCATCCGGATGCGATCGCTCGCCGCCTTGCGCGGTTCGATCGAGCCCGTCTCCCCCGATGCCTTCGCCCGCTTTCTGCCGTCGTGGCAGCACGTCGGCGGCCGCCTGGAAGGGCTGGACGGTGTCCTCGAAGTTGTCGAGCAGCTGGCGGGCATCCCCATTCCGGCCAGCGCCTGGGAATCGCTCGTCCTGCCCGCTCGTGTGCGCGATTACGCCCCGGCTCTTCTCGACCAGCTCACCGCGTCCGGGGAGGTCGCCTGGTCCGGGCACGGGCAGATCGCCGGCCGGGATGGCTGGATCGCCCTGCACCCCGGCGAGGGTGTTGCCCTCACTATCGAACCGTCTGATGTGACAATCGATGCCGGTTCCCTCGACGCGAGCGTCTTGCAGGTGCTGCAACGCGGCGGCGCGTTTTTCTCCGGGCAGATCACGCAGATGCTCGAGGCGACGATGCCGCCGGACGAGGCCGCAACCATCACGTCGGTAGCCGTGACCGAAGCGCTGTGGCGGCTGGTGTGGGCGGGTTGTGTCACCAACGACACGTTCTCTCCCATCCGATCGCTCCTGTCGAGCGGCTCACAGTCACATAAGACCACCCGGCGCGCTCCCCGGACGCGCTCGCTGCGATCCCGGGTATCGTTCACGTCCTCCCCCGCGCCACAGCCCACGCGCACCTCTCCCCTGGGCGGGCGATGGTCGGCGCTCCCCCTGCCCGACACCGATCTGGCTGCGCGCGCTGCCACCCACGCGTCGATCCTGCTCGATCGCTATGGCGTCGTCACCCGCGGTTCCGTTCATACCGAGGGCTCCCCCGGCGGCTTCGCACAGGCCTACCGCACGCTGGCCACGTTCGAAGATGCCGGCCACTGCCGCCGCGGTTATCTGATCGAGGGCCTGGGGGCCGCGCAGTTCGCCACGTCACCCACAATTGATCGCCTGCGCACGTTCTCGGCCGTTCCCGATCCGGCGCCCCTCTCAGCGCGGGTTCTCGCGGCGACGGATCCCGCAAATCCCTATGGTGCGGCGCTCCCCTGGCCCGACTTAGAAGACATCACACACCGTCCCGGTCGTAAGGCCGGCGCGATCGTGGTGCTCATTGACGGACATCTCACGCTGTATCTGGAGCGCGGTGGCCGCACCGTTTTGTCTTTCACTGACGACGACCAGCTCCTCGCGGCAACAGCACAGGGGCTCACCGAGACGGCGCGGGAACGCAGCCTGGAGACCCTCACGATCGAGAAAGTCAACGGAGTGTTCATCTACCAAGCTCCTCTGGCCCGCCACCTGCGCTCGGCCGGTTTCGTCGAATCCACGAAGGGCCTCACCTTGCGCAAGGAGATGCGGCGTGCCTGA